A genomic region of Solanum dulcamara chromosome 2, daSolDulc1.2, whole genome shotgun sequence contains the following coding sequences:
- the LOC129871574 gene encoding uncharacterized protein LOC129871574 — MLTKVELKEAVFSLSNVSAAGPDGINGKFFHTCWDIISEDLLNLVKFIFNGHSLSKFISHACLVLLPKVDHPNKLSDVRPISLSNFTNKVISKVLCLRLTPILPQLISENQSGFFQGRTISENVMLAQEIIHSIKRPKIGDNVVIKLDMAKAYNRVSWSFICFVMRRMGFGEIFIDMVWKLMANNWYSVIVNGGRHDFFHSTRGLKQGDPLSHALFVIGVDVFQECSIIYINITCTMVFTWRRGAP; from the coding sequence ATGCTTACTAAAGTGGAGCTGAAAGAAGCTGTATTTTCTCTTAGTAATGTATCGGCTGCAGGTCCAGATGGAattaatggcaagttcttccatacttgctgggatatcattAGTGAAGACTTATTAAACTTGGTGAAATTCATTTTCAATGGTCATTCTCTTTccaagttcatctcacatgcATGTTTGGTTCTACTTCCAAAAGTAGACCATCCTAATAAGCTTTCAGATGTCAGGCCCATATCCCTTAGTAATTTTACTAATAAAGTCATTTCTAAGGTTCTATGCCTTAGATTAACTCCCATTCTTCCTCAGCTAATCTCTGAAAATCAATCAGGATTTTTCCAGGGAAGAACCATCTCTGAAAATGTCATGTTGGCACAAGAAATCATTCACAGCATCAAAAGACCTAAGATTGGTGATAATGTTGTTATCAaactagacatggccaaagcctataaCAGAGTGTCTTGGTCATTCATATGCTTTGTTATgagaaggatgggatttggagaaatatttatagatatggtttGGAAGTTAATGGCCAATAATTGGtattcagttattgtgaatggtgGCAGGCATGATTTTTTCcattctacaagaggcctcaaacaagGAGATCCATTATCCCATGCCCTCTTTGTAATAGGTGTTGATGTCTTTCAAGAATGCTCAATAATCTACATCAACATTACTTGTACAATGGTTTTTACATGGAGAAGAGGGGCCCCTTGA